DNA from Sphaerodactylus townsendi isolate TG3544 linkage group LG08, MPM_Stown_v2.3, whole genome shotgun sequence:
CCAATAGACTTCCTCCAGAAGCTGGAGTGGGGAGTCTGTTTTGCCCAGCTGAGTGTTTAATACTCAGTAACATGAGATGGAAACCCTAGTGGGATGTAGTGgtaaaatgttggactaggacagtggtggcgaatctatggcactccagatgttcatggactacaattcccatcagcccctgccagcatggccaattgggactaggatctaggaatcccaggtttaaatcccaTTTCTGCCATGAacctttctgggtgaccttgagtcagtctcACACTCTCAGCTTCAACCCTGGGAAGTATTTGGAAGATCCTCTGGTATCCAAAAACTTTAAACTGGTGCTGTCAATTTTTTAAACTGTAGTGCAGGAGTTCAGTTTGTTTTCTGCATGTTCCTAATTTTGATAAATATTTAAAGCTACAATACTGGATCGGGCAGCAGTTAACATCTTAATGCAATTAAGTGGCACTGCGAGTTCTGTCACACATTGTGTTGTGGTGAATTTTTGTAAAGTTTAATTTTTGATcaaaaaattgttattttttgtggggggacacacacacaaaactgttcACAACACCCCTACCTTTCACTTGTATAATAAATACTTGGTAATGTGCCAGAACATAAAAACATCCATAAAGCCAGGTTTGATTATGATTTGGTTATCGAAATTTTTTTGTACTCAGGAGCCTACTGAAAGCCATTAATATAAGTAATGCTCATGTTTTTAGGAAAATGGTATTCATGCTTTCTTAAGCCATGCAACAAACTGCACAATTATTTCAAACCTTttgcctctcttctccttctggtcatatttcattattttgtaactgtatgtattttaataTGTGAATTTAATTAACATTAACAAAAATTTTAAATGTGAGAAAACATTCTCTTAATTTTGTTGATTATCCACAAGGGAACTGAAAATGACAGCAAACTATTTATTTTGTGTGACTTGCACGGTGTTTATAATTGTGGTGATGATTTTGTTTTGATTCCTAGTAACATGTCAGATGCCCTTGCAAATGCTGTGTGTGAACGTTGTCAGTCCCGCTTTGATCCAACGGAGCGAATTGTGAACAGCAATGGGGAGCTGTATCATGAAAACTGCTTTGTCTGTGCTCAGTGCTTCCGTCAGTTTCCAGAGGGACTTTTTTATGAGGTAAGATTCCTACACTTGTAATAAAGAGGAAAGTTAATTGGCATTTTAATGCGTAGACCTAGGCCTGAGAGgattaattgaattattttgtaTGAAGCTTCTAATGAGTCTGGATTCTTCAGGCACTTCTTTCCAAAACAAGTGGGCACAGTAGTTTAGCTATAAACGCCATaaacactagggccccttccacacacgcaaaataatgtgttttcaaaccactttcacaactgtttgcaagtgaattttgccattccgcacagcttcaaagagcactgaaagcagtttgaaagtgcattattctgcatgtgcggaatgagcctaagtaaaaAATTGTGTCTCACTGTCTTAATTTGCTTTAACAGtcgcaaagctacaagggggtgggggggcacctgtgcacgcccccaggcccctttccctgcccctggTGGCGCCCCCCTCCCGCGACgtccccccatccccttcccacacttactttagttcctttcctttttcagaactttttcaggctgcaaaaggtctgtttgcagtaaaaacggcctgagaaactacagttcccaggagaccttggggctcacaaggtttcctgggaagtatagttcccatcagggtttttactgagaacaggccttttgcagcctgaaaaagttctgaaaaaggaaaggaactaaggtaagtgtgggaaggcgGGAAGCGGGaaaggggggcgccatgggggggtgggaggcgctgtgggggggccatggggtgtgtggaaaattataatgcgcaccgggcgcagtttggcccagctacgcctctgctttaacATTGTTGATTCCATGGAAATGTAGATCAGAAACACACTTTAGGTCACCTAACCTGGCTCCTATGCATTGAAATAAATCTTTGGCCCACTAAACAGATTAGCCAATGGTACTCAGATTAGCAAGCAAAACAAGCATCAGTGGGAGAGTTGCTCATGTGGTAAGGAATAATGGTACTGAAGCAAATTGATTCAAACTGAAACAAACTGATCCCATACTAACCCAATTTCTGGTAGGAAACAGCGGACAAGTAATCCTAAGCATAAACTATTGTAAACAAAGAAGTATGGGTACAGTAACATGCGTAGTATAAAATAACTCTAAAAATCACAGGAACTGGAAAAAATGTGAAATACAGCTTGCAGAAGCAGAGGAAGTTGTATGAGGTGCCCACATCTATGTAAGAATAGCGTCATACTGCACCTGCATATGCAATACAGCAATGTTATTTAATAATGGACATTTTGTAAGGATACGTTCTCCTACATCTCCTTTACAGTTTGAAGGAAGAAAGTACTGCGAACATGATTTCCAGATGCTCTTTGCACCCTGCTGTGGGGAATGTGGTAAGCCCCCTGATTGCAAATAGTTATGCCTTCTCTTTTGTGTGGGACTGAGATGAAGTGGGGCAGAGTTGGCAATAGATGCTTGTTTCTCTGGGGTCTTGGGTGAGAGCAGAAAGCTGTAATGAAGTAACATAGTATTGGTTACATAACATAACTCAGCCTTGTTGTTTTAAGTTGTGGTTCCTGAGATTGGGAAAGCTTTTATGGTTCAGTAGCACTGAAATTGGTTTTGAATCTGGCAGTCCTGGTTTTGATGGCCTGGATTGCCTTAAACAAGACAAGCTTCCAACCTCTGTTTGTCATTGTAAAATAAGGGTAACATCAGTTGCGTAATGGTTTTGAGACTGAGCAAGATAATCGTAAAGCACTGTGAACAATAAAAGTGCTCCATAAACAATATAAATCTATTAACCTTGGGATTCTGAGGGTATCTttatggggaggaagaagaagagtttgaatttatatctcccctttctctcctgtaaggagactcaaaggggcttacaatctcctttccctcccccgtcctccacaacaaacactctgtggggctttccccactacagaagggagctaaggtcgactcggttcccttcagtggagggcgattccaggctgtccccattGAAAGCATCTCGGGAGCTGGCCCCTGGAACCGGAAGCTAAGAAAGGCGGCGATCATCTcagtgcctgtttcgctcctcgatcgtgattggcgcttgtgttacggcgggaaacgggagtgttctttttttaaaacagtttttacagtttacagttacatgcgctttctgcccgccaatGACTCTTCCGTTTCTATGCGTATGCCACAAAAGTTACCGCTCGTGATTGGCTGAAACTGGATGGAGGCGCTTTCgctttcgatgcttccccacttcgaagcttcgaagcggtatcaaccttgttccggcagaaaagtgtagttcacaactgcaacaaggatgtttcagttctgagggggagggggggaactgagacaaaacaatgttgagctcggtggcagtggggattcactgtgtgaggtgggtggggctgagagagctccgaaaagctgtgactagcccaagatcacccagctggcatatgttggagtgcacaggctaatctagctcgccagataagcctccacagctcaagtggcagagcggggaatcaaacccggttcctcagattaaagtgcacctgctcttaaccactattccactgctGAAGAAGATTCTCCCCCAGTAAATGGTCTCTTTAAACTATGTTTCTGTTCCAAGGTGAGTTCATCATTGGCCGTGTTATCAAGGCAATGAACAACAACTGGCATCCAGAATGCTTTCGTTGTGAGATCTGTGATGTGGCTCTTGCTGATTTGGGCTTTGTGAAGAATGCTGGCAGGTAAGAAGGGGCAGAAGGCGTGAACatttgtggggtgctgcagaATGGCTTAACACAATTTGAGTCTGCTGTGCAGTGTTGTTTCGGTATAAGAGCTGCTTCAGTCACTGTAGGATGACATGAGGGAAGGGATCAACCATGACATTTGCTAATGATATGGGTGCACTAGCAGGACAATCTGAAAATTATTggtacaaacacatttcctcttaTGGCACATAATATTTCTTTCAAAACAAACCTTTATCTTTTTATATATCATGGAAGTTTGTAAGCGCTAAATATGTAACATTTCAAGAGGCTTTAATAAGAAATAGCAAAGTGGCTATGGTTTCGAAGTGGCTATATGTAGAATGGGAGGAATGGGATAGGGAATATATTGACAGATCACAAACAGCAGGATGCAGGTAAAGTCAGGGAACCACCCTCAGAATTGTGGGTAAATTCCTTTAGACTAAGAGCCGAATGATACAAGGAGGATGCTATGGATCCTCTGAGCTGGATACTTACTAACGGAAAGTTGAACGACAGAGTATTGCTCAATACAAGACCTAATTGCTCTttgaattttaacattttttacaTGTTCAAGAACCATAAACAAGTttataaaagaaaatatacaagaAGATGAAGGTATAAAAATTGACTGCTCAAAAATTCTACAGAGGACATGCCCACCTCAACCTAGTAATGAATGCACTGTGCAGTAATTAAAAGAGAACGTCAGGTTTTCTTGCATCTGATGTCTTGGAATATTAACTTGAGTTGATGTTCTCTCTTCCTCAGGCGGAACTAAGTTGAAACAGCTATGGAAAAATATGTCTGTATCATTATGGCCCAGTCTTGAAATGCCAGGTGCAGTGCTTTTATAGCACAATGGGTAGATGAACTGGTGTAATTACTCAGTGTTAAGGATCTCTTTGCTGCTTAAATGGCTGTGATAGGGGATAGGATATTATAGTAATAGCAACTGCATCAGAAAGGGTAGCACAATTTACAGTTAAAATCAATTAGATTAGCTATTTGTAGCAAGCTTTTATCTTCTGTACAATTCATTAATCATACATTTGAATTGAAGCCACATAAAGCTATGTAGCATTGTTCTGCTCCTGTTTCTGTAAACAGTACTCTACAAACAAGGCCCAGTCAACAAGTTTGAAATGCTAGTATGGTGTTTATAAGCCATTCAACGTTCTGCATAAACAAAAGATGGACAGTGTGACAACTGCTTGAGCTCTGTAAAGAATTCAAATGTTCTTCCTCTGTTTAAGTTGTGAAAAAAGTGTAGATTTCCTTTGTGACATAAAATTCATATTTACAGTCTTCACAAAGTTGCTTCACAGAACACCTCACTATATTTTCCCTGATTTTAATTGGACTTTTGGCTTTTCTTAGTTCATATTTCCTGGATGCATAACATAGAATGATGGGAAAAGCTATGAATGACACGCCTCTTGAAATTTACTTGATATCTGAGGCAATCAATGTTTGTTAcggttgtctttctttttttaatggagcaTTTGTCGTTATTAAGCACTTTCTTCTTTCTCTAAGCCCCCAGTTGTTCAGTTCCCTTTATTAAGACCAGGCAACTGGAAGTGTAGTTACTGTTGTTGTAACACAGGTCACATTTTGAAATTACACAGAGAATCAGCTCTTGTTGGTGACATTGCTAAGTTTTATATCTTGCTATTTCAAAAGTGAAGCGTGAGCTTGGCTGTGATCTTTGAGAAATACTACTGTGCTAGCTGGGAAAAGTCACTGTGATCGTTAGGAAAGTCTATTTAAAAAGTTCAGTTATATTTACAGTTCAGATTTAGCACTTAAGGAGCTGTCGTTTGTTTTTCCATCGCAACTTGAAGGCAGCCTTGCAGTCTTTTTACTGCAAAATAAACTACATAGTGCTTCTTGGAATTTTTCTGCTACAAAGAAATACATTACTGGATCCAGGGCACCATTTAGGCTGGTGAGGCAGGAAGTAATGCGGTTGCCAAGTGCCAGGATCCGCTGCATTTCACAGGAAGTCTTCATGCCATCATAATTAAGGATATAAATGTAGCGGTTTATGTGATAGGGCACAAAGCAGATCAGGAAGATCATAAGAACCATGATGATCATTTTGATGGCTTTTTCCTTGAGATGTTTTTCAACTCTGTTCCCGCTCTTCAGGCTGCGTATGATTAATAAATAGCAAGTAACTGTGGTAAAAAATGGGAGTGTAAATGCCACAGCTAGAGACACAAGAGCATGACGAGATGCCTTTTCTCTATAAAGCTGCAGACAGATGGTAGTATTGTTCAACTCAGCAGTCTGCCTACTGACCAAAAGAGGTGCCATTGCTACAGCGACTATAACCCATAGGAAGGCACAGGCCAAATGGGCGTAGAGTGACCTGCGGAGTTTGATGGACTTTACGGGGTGCACAATAGCTAGGAAGCGATCTACACTGATGCACATAAGGAAGTAGATGCTGGCATACATGTTGAGGTAGAAAAGAAAGCCTGTGAGTCGGCATGGGATCTCTCCAAACGGCCAGTGATTGCCTGAAAAGTGATATACCAGACGGGTTGGTAAGACCAGCACAAAGAACAGGTCGGCTACAGCGAGGTGCATCAGGAAAATGTTGGCTGGTGTGTCTGATTTTTGGTCCCGGATAAAAAGCCAGAGAGCCAGTGCATTGCCAACAAAGGCTAGGATGAAATCCAGAAGATAGAAAGTAGCAAAAAGGATGTTCTCCATAGGGGTCTCTTTGCCACATTGCTCTGAACTTCCCAGAGAAATATTGTAGCGTGCATCCAAAGAGTCCGCTAGGCTGTTCATTCCTCACTGTAGATCTTGATGTAAATCTGaaataataaagaagaaaaacCTAGAGAGTCACCTTCATAATCTGAGGAAGCAGTATAGAAGCCAAGCAGGCCTGTGGTTTGCTTAAATTCATATCAGTCACAGGCCAAGTTCTACAGGGGCTTTCCAGATCCCTACTGCCCATAGTAGTAGCCCCTCATaccctttaaaaatgccctcagaCAGAGCGGGACCCTTTGGAGCACAAGTGACTGCTTCTGGAAGTAAAAATGAGCCAGCCCCTGTGACTTTGTAAACACACATGGTCCTCTCTAGagcctggccactctttttattCACTGTACATCACTTTCATTAAAAGTATACatgtcattattttattttaggatatccattttaaacattgtttgCAGTTTAATTAACTGAACACAGTTAATTTCATTTGTGCAATAAATGTGCCATTTTTcatttgtacagtattctgtccTAATAGCTAGTTCCCCTCAAGGTAATATTATTGAGGAACTATGCAGTATCATCcttcgttgttgtttttttgataGTTTCACTTTCTGATCGATGATTATAATACCTGCGtagaatatttatatatttatttacattcctATTTCACTTTTCccactgaaactcaaggcagattgcataGAATGAATCAATGCGGTCAGTAGAATGAGACATATAATAAGAAATGTAATGTGGTTAGGATTGcacaaatctgaaacaaagcagaaatctGAGCAGAACCTAAATATTAACTATGACATGTTAACCCAGCAATATTTGTTAGGAGTATATCGTGCTAACAAGAAGCAAGAGTTAAAGTATGAAGGAAAAATGCAGTTGTTGATCCATTAGAAATAGCAGCAAGagataataccttttattaggatgaACTGAAAAATCATGAAATAATGAGTAAGATTTCAAGTTCACAAGAACTTTTCTCCGAACTGACATTAAGTGAGATTTAAAGAAGATATAAAGAAAGATGGGGGTCAGGGAAAATGTTACTGCATCTCAGCCCGCAGTAGGCTTAACATGGAATAGAGCAGGCTTGATAAGAAAATGCCATAACTGGTACCCAAATGTTTTGGATTACAATAATATAAAGTGTAATTGCTTCATATGACCACAGAGTGGTCCCTCATACACCATTTtataaagagaaaaaacaagcgcTTGTCAGTCCTAATTCATTACCTGTTGCTTATCTCCTGTTCATTTCAAAGGAACTTGAGCAgtcaaaatattttataattgttgGTTCACACAGCTGTACAGAATTGTAAGAGCAGTATTCCAAGGTcttatagaaaaagtgcagagaagggcaacgaggatgattgagggactggagcaacttccctatgaggagaggctgcagcgtttgggactctttagtgtggagagatctgaggggggatatgattgaagtctataaattatgcatggggtagaaaatgtcaacagagagaaatttttctctctctcacacaatactagaaccagggggacatacattgaaaatgctggggggaagaattaggactaggaaacatttcttcacgcaacatgtgattggtgtttggaatatgctgccacaggagctggtgatggccactcagctggatagctttaaaaggggcttgaacagatttatggaggagaagtcaatctacgaCTACCAACctttatcctctttgatctgagattgcaaatgctttagcagaccaagtgctcgggagcagcagcagcagaaggccattgctttcacatcctgcatgtgagctccagaGGCAgatggtggaccactgcgagtagcagagtgctggactagatggactctggtctgatccggcaggctctttcttatgttcttaaggttctaTAAACCACATACTATTTTTCACAGACTTATCAGACAGGAGCTCTTTTTTCCTCTTATGAGAAGTTATTTATTAAGAAAGATTGCCATGTGTCAGTTCTTGTATCAGTTCATTAATAATGTTGGACATCTTGATTTCTGTGAGGCTGCAGTACATATTTTTGGAGTACACAAAACTTTCTGTTGAATTGCAAAATTTGCAGATGCACAAGATGGCTTAGTATTTTTTATTCTGTTCCCATGCTTGCTTAGCAGTAAAACTCTTGCAGTTGGGAATAGGACTGGTGAAATGTCTGCCTTAGATACAGTTTTAGAAATCTATGCTTCTGATCTTTCTTGGAGTTGCATCTGTCAGTCCATCATCTTTCATGGAGCAAAACACATGATATTTGGCCATGTGGGATTGGATACCCAAATGTGCATTATATCTACAAAAAAGCAGCCATTGAGAGTGAGAAGATGGGGATCATGGCTATAGTGCTGAGAAGAGGTTTAACTCCTTGCCTCTGGATTGTTCCACAATCAGGAACAGCTAAGCTCCAGGAGAAAACAAAAACTGCATGTATTGGgctgtctttttttctctcctgggctTAAAGCACCTGTGGGATGAGGGTAGCGGAAATTCCATGACAGCGAAATTtaaactccctccccctccccagcatctTGACCCTGATCTGTACTGGGAACCCCATCAAGCTACTTTTTGCAACTAAAAGATATATCTGTTGATTCAGTCACAGGTCTTCATTGTCACATGTCATCACATTTGGCTAGCCGGCTTGAAAATTAAGGAACAAAGTATGCAAACaagtatattgttttaacttgctcACATATAATTCATTGATTACCAGTGAACTTTTGGATAGCATCACTGCCTTCATGGTGTTTGTATAAAATGACTTCTGGGTAATTCACCTGTAAATGCGGTATCATTATTGCAAAAGTTCTGGATCAATATGTAGGTAATTTACTTAGCAGTTTCTTATGAACTGCATTAGTATAGTAATAACTGTTGATCGAGATCCAGAAAAGTGTACTCAATGTCTTTTTATATTTAATAGTTGCCTACACTGGTGTTTAATAGTATTTGAAGTGTGACTACATTGCTGCTCATGTCATGCTGGGTGCATATGCCCAACAAGTTATGCATGTTGTTCAAACTGGTGTGTTCAGTGTTTTGGAGAGTTGCTGTGGTTTCCACAAGAAGCACGTTGGTATTATTATAAGTGCCAGTTCTGTTAGGAAAGAATAATCTACTGTCAGAATTTCTTTGGCATCCATAATTATATCAGCTTTCCCAACCACACTTTTGTATTGTGTACCCTGATCACTTCTAGAGGAGACAattataatttaaatttttttaaaaaaattatcagaaaatTCAGCTGCTTCAAAAACCAACCACTTTGTAGTTGCCTGAAGCAAATAGCTGAGCCTGTTGCATTGCTTTTTGCTCAACTTCATTGGCTCTTATTTCTAagttcaattcaaagtgctaggTTTGATTTTACACCCACTAATGGTACGAGGATACTTGAAGGTCTGTCTGCTGTGTCCAGATACTGAGATCATCTGATGAGGTTCTGCTTTTTGTGCCACTGCCATCAGATGTCGAAAAGGTGGCCACATATGGTAGGATCTTTTTCGTAGCGGCACCGATATTATACAATTCCTTCTCACACAGTGCATCTGACTTTTAATTTTTTCAGGTTTAACTGACACTGAATTGGTTTTGTAGTTAATTTGGCTTTTTGTCTATTATTGAATTATCTCTGGATTCAGCTGATGTCTGTTagatattttattctattttactcCATCTTTCTTTAGTTACTAGGTGATCTTGTTCTTTTCATTACTGTGACATTAAGAAAAATTAACTATTTTTactcaatattttattttatctactTTAGGGACATTTTatagaaaaaagcaggatatgtTTTTGAAAGTAAAGTGAAATATACAGCTAAGTGATTTCACAGTAAACCAAGCTGATATGATTTCATTATCTCCTCCTGGAACCAGGGCACTCTTATGTCTGAAAAAGTggaatgatttttaaaaccatCATGGTAGGAACATTTTATCAACAAGAAGGTATACTAATTAAACAACTTCCTTAGTTGAGATTCTTTTACAATACTAGCTGTCTATTCTCATGACTTGGAACAACGTGGATACATTCAAGGGGTTTAGTAGACTACTGCCATGCTGTTTGAGTTTAGTTTCTGGTTCTTAGACCATTTCCACACAACTTTTTATAAAGTGCTTTTGAATATCTCTTGCATTGTATACTTCATGTGTAAAGGTTATTCTTTCAATATAATAGAAGAAAAATAAGTGCCCCTGTACATTTTAGATTTGCATTACAAATCAAGCTGTTTTTTGTGTGAAAATGCCTTTGCATTATGCATAGGCTGCTCTTTGTACTTTAACTTCCAGCTCCTATAATTTGCAGGCACAACAGAACTGCCTATTGCTGAAAGTGGGAAACTGCTAAGGTTTCTAgtgcaaaacaaagaagtcttcctCCCCTTTGGAACCAAAACTCTTACCTTTGTGGAGGTGATGGACAAAGAACTGATTCAAGTGCCGGCAAATGAAGGAAGGAGAACCCTTCTGGGAAGCGTGTGATGATCCTGAAGACCTGCTCAGTGGGAGAGAAGAGGGAGCTCCCCTATATAGAGCCTTGCTAATGATGATAGTCCATTATCATCCAGCTTGCATAAGAGTAGGGTAGATAAAACATTTGCTGAGAAAGACAGTTTGTATTTCAGCAGAGCGCTTGGAAGGGGGAGTTGCTGTTGCATTTATGAATATTCCAGTGTTTGTTCGGTCTTTGAGCCTCTGCCTTTTACACagagtctttggagctctctgaccATCTTTAGTGGGCTTGGAAAGAGTtacagaaagggaggggaagttTGGTGTTTCAGACACAACAGGACATTTCAGAAGGGGATAATTCCATAATGGTAGGAGTGGGGGAGAGTAGAACGGCTGCCATAGTAACGGCTCTGTGATTCCAAGACCTCCCTTTGCCTGCAGTGGAAGAGGGCCTATAGGGTGGCAGAGGGGGGCTCTTGAATGAGCAGGGGTGATAATGGTTTGTCAGTGGAAAGGGCTGAAGGCCCCTTATTCAATTGAATGAGAGGGGTCTCTTTTTAGGACATTTGCTATAGGGTCTTAG
Protein-coding regions in this window:
- the GPR17 gene encoding uracil nucleotide/cysteinyl leukotriene receptor is translated as MNSLADSLDARYNISLGSSEQCGKETPMENILFATFYLLDFILAFVGNALALWLFIRDQKSDTPANIFLMHLAVADLFFVLVLPTRLVYHFSGNHWPFGEIPCRLTGFLFYLNMYASIYFLMCISVDRFLAIVHPVKSIKLRRSLYAHLACAFLWVIVAVAMAPLLVSRQTAELNNTTICLQLYREKASRHALVSLAVAFTLPFFTTVTCYLLIIRSLKSGNRVEKHLKEKAIKMIIMVLMIFLICFVPYHINRYIYILNYDGMKTSCEMQRILALGNRITSCLTSLNGALDPVMYFFVAEKFQEALCSLFCSKKTARLPSSCDGKTNDSSLSAKSEL